A genomic region of Streptomyces sp. NBC_00247 contains the following coding sequences:
- a CDS encoding alpha/beta fold hydrolase gives MTAFLLVPGTFTGGWIWDRVAELLERAGETVHPVTLTGLGEVADPAGTTPDLTTHIEDLVRIIDGVDTAETEVVLVGHDYGILPVLGAAAVRPDRVTRIVNLDAGLPQDGEPALAIEPDPAVRELAASLSADPSNGPGARVVRPPSAEEWRRRAGSADLSAEDLELLARRAVPHPADSLVQPLPRTGAARGIPYTGVLASGNGSTLDLVESLVSMGEPRVRTLTRPEVTLVEIPTGHWPMLSAPAEVADLLRRAVAGEGHRIGARAGSPLHLGPFLLDVPERERERDGRVDLYYPDAETPRACVESPAVLFVHGGPVDRDARPTPRDWPSFAGYGRFVASQGAVAAVLDHRLYGLGDYPAAAEDLAEAVERVRADPRVDGERIALWFFSAGSLLSADWLAAPPSFLRCVAATYPMLAPLPNWPRIDGRFRPVDAVGAAGPLPFVLSRVEKERTEIDATVEEFLLAAKGTDLRLEVIPVPGARHGFEAVDHTEPARRAVRQAVRAVLGHLEA, from the coding sequence ATGACGGCTTTCCTGTTGGTGCCGGGCACGTTCACCGGGGGGTGGATCTGGGACCGGGTCGCGGAGCTCCTGGAACGAGCGGGGGAGACGGTTCACCCCGTCACCCTCACCGGCCTCGGGGAGGTCGCGGACCCGGCCGGTACGACACCGGACCTGACCACGCACATCGAGGATCTGGTGCGGATCATCGACGGGGTGGACACGGCGGAGACCGAGGTGGTCCTCGTCGGCCACGACTACGGCATCCTGCCCGTGCTGGGCGCGGCGGCCGTCCGGCCGGACCGGGTCACCCGGATCGTCAACCTGGACGCGGGCCTGCCGCAGGACGGCGAACCGGCCCTCGCCATCGAGCCCGACCCGGCGGTCAGGGAGCTGGCCGCGTCGCTGTCGGCCGATCCCTCCAACGGGCCGGGGGCCCGGGTGGTCCGGCCGCCCTCGGCCGAGGAGTGGCGCCGGCGGGCCGGTTCGGCCGATCTGTCCGCCGAGGACCTGGAGCTGCTGGCGCGGCGGGCCGTCCCGCACCCTGCGGACTCTCTCGTGCAGCCGCTGCCACGGACCGGCGCCGCACGGGGCATCCCCTACACGGGCGTTCTGGCCTCGGGAAACGGCTCGACCCTGGACCTGGTCGAGTCCCTCGTCTCCATGGGCGAACCACGCGTGCGGACACTCACCCGCCCCGAGGTCACCCTCGTCGAAATCCCCACCGGGCACTGGCCGATGCTCTCCGCTCCCGCCGAGGTCGCCGATCTGCTGCGGCGCGCGGTGGCCGGAGAGGGACACCGGATCGGAGCGCGGGCGGGATCGCCCCTGCACCTGGGGCCCTTCCTGCTGGACGTGCCCGAGCGCGAACGGGAGCGTGACGGCCGCGTCGACCTCTACTACCCGGACGCCGAAACCCCCAGGGCGTGTGTCGAAAGTCCCGCCGTTCTGTTCGTGCACGGCGGCCCGGTGGACCGCGATGCGCGGCCCACGCCCCGCGACTGGCCTTCCTTCGCCGGATACGGCAGGTTCGTGGCGAGTCAGGGCGCGGTCGCGGCAGTCCTGGACCACCGTCTGTACGGACTCGGCGACTACCCGGCGGCGGCCGAGGACCTCGCCGAAGCGGTCGAGAGGGTCCGCGCCGATCCGCGCGTCGACGGGGAACGGATCGCCCTCTGGTTCTTCTCCGCCGGATCGCTGCTCAGTGCCGACTGGCTGGCGGCGCCCCCTTCGTTCCTGCGCTGCGTCGCGGCCACCTACCCGATGCTGGCCCCGCTGCCCAACTGGCCACGGATCGACGGGAGGTTCAGGCCTGTGGACGCTGTCGGGGCGGCCGGTCCGCTGCCCTTCGTGCTGAGCCGGGTGGAGAAGGAGCGGACGGAGATCGACGCCACCGTCGAGGAGTTCCTGCTCGCCGCCAAGGGGACGGATCTGCGGCTGGAGGTGATCCCCGTCCCGGGCGCGCGGCACGGCTTCGAGGCGGTCGACCACACCGAGCCGGCCCGCCGCGCGGTCCGGCAGGCGGTACGCGCGGTGCTGGGGCATCTGGAGGCGTGA